The following coding sequences lie in one Anas acuta chromosome 17, bAnaAcu1.1, whole genome shotgun sequence genomic window:
- the SEZ6L gene encoding seizure 6-like protein isoform X2 yields the protein MPGPRGLCLLALLLAGPAAPRPDGRPEAAQLPASPEPPGTEQPAEEAGGSGGPGQGAALNLLPPAEDGAEPAAQGPTLPTRSHVPPAPAAAPGADAKQTVKKKPAPKQANTARKHPKPKPTLPGTPKAVSVPGSRLPVASQEPPVPAEAAAAGGTPGLNPPELPWGGQDPTSRPVLQISPSTLPPAAARPLPDGPGDASTAPTAAPTGAAVNRTDSAESEGNGSTLEESQETTTSTIITTTVITTEPTLVRCSVSFYDPEGYIDSTDYPPLPLHSFLECTYNVTVYTGYGVELQVKSVNLSDGEVLSIRGVDDDSLVVLANQTLLVEGQVIRSPTNTISVYFRTFQDEAVGTFQLHYQVFMLSCSFPRRPDFGEVTVMDLHSGGIAHFHCHLGYELQGPRVLTCINASRPHWSSPEPICSAPCGGTVHNATIGRVLSPSYTGNQSSSMYCVWTIGAPPGQKLHLHFEKLLLTEKDRMVVYSVDSNRSAVLYDSLRADSVPFEGVISDGSSIRIDFLAEEPAAATAFNIRFEAFERGHCYEPYIQNGNFTTSDPTYNLGTTVEFTCDPGHSLEQGPAVIECVNMRDPYWNDTEPLCRATCGGELTAVAGVILSPNWPEPYAEGEDCVWRVHVGEEKRLFLDIQLLNLTNSDILTIYDGDELTARILGQYVGSSGPQKLYSSSPDLTIQFHSDPAGLIFGKGQGFIMNYIEVSRNDSCSDLPEIQNGWKTTSHTELVRGAKITYQCDPGYDIVGSDTLTCQWDLSWSSDPPFCEKIMYCTDPGEVEHSTRLISDPVLLVGTTIQYTCNPGFVLEGSSLLTCYSRETGTPIWTSRLPHCVSEESLACDNPGLPENGYQILYKRLYLPGESLTFMCYEGFELMGEVTIKCILGQPSHWSGPLPICKVNQDSFEHALEAEAAAETSLEGGNMALAIFIPVLIISLLLGGAYIYITRCRYYSSLRLPLMYSHPYSQITVETEFDNPIYETGETREYEVSI from the exons ATGCCGGGGCCCCGCGGGCTGTGCCTGctcgccctgctgctggccggccccgcggccccgcgcccAG ACGGCAGGCCGGAGGCAGCGCAGCTCCCCGCGAGCCCTGAGCCCCCGGGCACGGAGCAGCCGGCGGAGgaggcggggggcagcggggggccggggcagggcgcAGCCCTCAacctgctgcccccagctgaGGACGGCGCGGAGCCGGCGGCACAGGGACCCACGCTGCCCACGCGGAGCCACGTCCCGCCCGCACCCGCTGCCGCCCCCGGGGCTGATGCAAAACAAACTGTCAAGAAAAAGCCGGCTCCAAAGCAAGCCAACACAGCCAGGAAGCACCCGAAGCCCAAGCCCACCCTGCCGGGGACCCCCAAGGCTGTGAGCGTGCCGGGTTCCAGGCTCCCCGTCGCCTCCCAGGAGCCGCCCGTGCCGGCAGAGGCAGCGGCTGCGGGGGGGACACCAGGGTTGAACCCTCCCGAGCTGCCCTGGGGGGGCCAGGACCCCACGAGCCGCCCCGTGCTGCAGatctccccatccaccctgcCGCCAGCAGCCGCTCGTCCCCTCCCCGATGGCCCCGGTGATGCCAGCACGGCCCCAACCGCGGCTCCCACGGGTGCTGCTGTTAACCGCACGGACAGCGCCGAGAGCGAGGGGAACGGCTCCACGCTGGAGGAGAGCCAGGaaaccaccacctccaccatcATCACCACCACCGTCATCACCACGGAGCCCACCCTGG TCCGCTGCAGCGTGAGCTTCTACGACCCCGAGGGCTACATCGACTCCACTGACTACCCCCCGCTGCCCCTGCACAGCTTCCTGGAGTGCACCTACAACGTCACCGTCTACACGGGCTACGGCGTGGAGCTGCAG GTGAAGAGCGTGAACCTGTCGGACGGAGAGGTGCTCTCCATCCGCGGCGTGGACGACGACAGCCTGGTGGTGCTGGCCAACCAGACGCTGCTGGTGGAGGGCCAGGTGATCCGCAGCCCCACCAACACCATCTCCGTCTACTTCCGCACCTTCCAGGACGAGGCGGTGGGCACCTTCCAGCTCCACTACCAGG TGTTcatgctgagctgcagctttcCGCGGAGACCCGACTTCGGGGAGGTCACCGTCATGGACCTGCACTCGGGGGGCATCGCCCACTTTCACTGCCACCTGGGCTACGAGCTGCAGGGCCCCAGGGTGCTCACGTGCATCAACGCCTCCCGGCCTCACTGGAGCAGCCCAGAACCCATCTGCTCAG CACCCTGCGGCGGCACCGTGCACAACGCCACCATCGGCCGCGTCCTCTCGCCCAGCTACACGGGCAACCAGTCGAGCAGCATGTACTGCGTGTGGACCATCGGGGCCCCCCCGGGCCAGAAGCTGCACCTGCACTTcgagaagctgctgctgaccGAGAAGGACAG GATGGTGGTGTACAGCGTGGACTCCAACCGCTCCGCCGTGCTCTACGACTCGCTGCGAGCCGACAGCGTGCCCTTCGAGGGCGTGATCAGCGACGGCTCCTCCATCCGCATCGACTTCCTCGCCGAGGagcccgccgccgccaccgccttCAACATCCGCTTCGAAG CCTTCGAGCGGGGCCACTGCTACGAGCCCTACATCCAGAACGGGAACTTCACCACCTCCGACCCCACCTACAACCTGGGCACCACCGTGGAGTTCACGTGCGACCCCGGGCACTCCCTGGAGCAGGGCCCCGCCGTCATCGAGTGCGTCAACATGCGGGACCCCTACTGGAACGACACCGAGCCGCTGTGCCGCG CCACGTGCGGCGGGGAGCTGACGGCCGTGGCCGGGGTGATCCTGTCCCCCAACTGGCCCGAGCCCTACGCGGAGGGAGAGGACTGCGTCTGGAGGGTGCACGTGGGCGAGGAGAAGCGGCTGTTCCTGGACATCCAGCT cctgaacctcaCCAACAGCGACATCCTCACCATTTACGATGGGGACGAGCTCACCGCCCGCATCCTGGGGCAGTACGTCGGCAGCAGCGGCCCCCAGAAGCTCTACTCCTCCAGCCCCGACCTCACCATCCAGTTCCACTCGGACCCCGCTGGGCTCATCTTCGGGAAGGGGCAGGGGTTCATCATGAACTACATCG aggtGTCCCGCAACGACTCCTGCTCCGACCTGCCCGAGATCCAGAACGGCTGGAAGACCACGTCGCACACGGAGCTGGTGCGGGGGGCCAAGATCACCTACCAGTGTGACCCGGGGTACGACATCGTGGGGAGCGACACCCTCACCTGCCAGTGGGACCTCAGCTGGAGCAGCGACCCCCCCTTCTGTGAAAAGA TTATGTACTGCACGGACCCGGGGGAGGTGGAGCACTCGACCCGGCTGATCTCCGAcccggtgctgctggtggggaccACCATCCAGTACACCTGCAACCCCGGCTTTGTGCTGGAGGGCAGCTCGCTGCTGACCTGCTACAGCCGCGAGACGGGGACGCCCATCTGGACCTCGCGGCTCCCGCACTGTGTCT CCGAGGAGTCGCTGGCGTGTGACAACCCGGGACTGCCGGAAAATGGCTACCAAATACTCTACAAACGCCTCTACCTGCCCGGCGAGTCCCTGACCTTCATGTGCTACGAGGGCTTCGAGCTCATGGGGGAGGTCACCATCAAGTGCATCCTGGGCCAGCCCTCGCACTGGAGCGGCCCGCTGCCCATCTGCAAAG TGAACCAGGACAGCTTCGAGCACGCTCTGGAAG CAGAAGCTGCTGCGGAGACATCGCTGGAGGGGGGAAACATGGCCCTGGCCATCTTCATCCCGGTGCTGAtcatctccctgctgctggggggagcGTACATCTACATCACCAG GTGCCGGTACTACTCCAGCCTCCGCCTGCCCCTCATGTACTCGCACCCCTACAGCCAGATCACGGTAGAAACGGAGTTCGACAACCCGATCTATGAGACAGGg gaAACCAGAGAATACGAAGTTTCGATATAA
- the SEZ6L gene encoding seizure 6-like protein isoform X1, translating into MPGPRGLCLLALLLAGPAAPRPDGRPEAAQLPASPEPPGTEQPAEEAGGSGGPGQGAALNLLPPAEDGAEPAAQGPTLPTRSHVPPAPAAAPGADAKQTVKKKPAPKQANTARKHPKPKPTLPGTPKAVSVPGSRLPVASQEPPVPAEAAAAGGTPGLNPPELPWGGQDPTSRPVLQISPSTLPPAAARPLPDGPGDASTAPTAAPTGAAVNRTDSAESEGNGSTLEESQETTTSTIITTTVITTEPTLVRCSVSFYDPEGYIDSTDYPPLPLHSFLECTYNVTVYTGYGVELQVKSVNLSDGEVLSIRGVDDDSLVVLANQTLLVEGQVIRSPTNTISVYFRTFQDEAVGTFQLHYQVFMLSCSFPRRPDFGEVTVMDLHSGGIAHFHCHLGYELQGPRVLTCINASRPHWSSPEPICSAPCGGTVHNATIGRVLSPSYTGNQSSSMYCVWTIGAPPGQKLHLHFEKLLLTEKDRMVVYSVDSNRSAVLYDSLRADSVPFEGVISDGSSIRIDFLAEEPAAATAFNIRFEAFERGHCYEPYIQNGNFTTSDPTYNLGTTVEFTCDPGHSLEQGPAVIECVNMRDPYWNDTEPLCRATCGGELTAVAGVILSPNWPEPYAEGEDCVWRVHVGEEKRLFLDIQLLNLTNSDILTIYDGDELTARILGQYVGSSGPQKLYSSSPDLTIQFHSDPAGLIFGKGQGFIMNYIEVSRNDSCSDLPEIQNGWKTTSHTELVRGAKITYQCDPGYDIVGSDTLTCQWDLSWSSDPPFCEKIMYCTDPGEVEHSTRLISDPVLLVGTTIQYTCNPGFVLEGSSLLTCYSRETGTPIWTSRLPHCVSEESLACDNPGLPENGYQILYKRLYLPGESLTFMCYEGFELMGEVTIKCILGQPSHWSGPLPICKVNQDSFEHALEVAEAAAETSLEGGNMALAIFIPVLIISLLLGGAYIYITRCRYYSSLRLPLMYSHPYSQITVETEFDNPIYETGETREYEVSI; encoded by the exons ATGCCGGGGCCCCGCGGGCTGTGCCTGctcgccctgctgctggccggccccgcggccccgcgcccAG ACGGCAGGCCGGAGGCAGCGCAGCTCCCCGCGAGCCCTGAGCCCCCGGGCACGGAGCAGCCGGCGGAGgaggcggggggcagcggggggccggggcagggcgcAGCCCTCAacctgctgcccccagctgaGGACGGCGCGGAGCCGGCGGCACAGGGACCCACGCTGCCCACGCGGAGCCACGTCCCGCCCGCACCCGCTGCCGCCCCCGGGGCTGATGCAAAACAAACTGTCAAGAAAAAGCCGGCTCCAAAGCAAGCCAACACAGCCAGGAAGCACCCGAAGCCCAAGCCCACCCTGCCGGGGACCCCCAAGGCTGTGAGCGTGCCGGGTTCCAGGCTCCCCGTCGCCTCCCAGGAGCCGCCCGTGCCGGCAGAGGCAGCGGCTGCGGGGGGGACACCAGGGTTGAACCCTCCCGAGCTGCCCTGGGGGGGCCAGGACCCCACGAGCCGCCCCGTGCTGCAGatctccccatccaccctgcCGCCAGCAGCCGCTCGTCCCCTCCCCGATGGCCCCGGTGATGCCAGCACGGCCCCAACCGCGGCTCCCACGGGTGCTGCTGTTAACCGCACGGACAGCGCCGAGAGCGAGGGGAACGGCTCCACGCTGGAGGAGAGCCAGGaaaccaccacctccaccatcATCACCACCACCGTCATCACCACGGAGCCCACCCTGG TCCGCTGCAGCGTGAGCTTCTACGACCCCGAGGGCTACATCGACTCCACTGACTACCCCCCGCTGCCCCTGCACAGCTTCCTGGAGTGCACCTACAACGTCACCGTCTACACGGGCTACGGCGTGGAGCTGCAG GTGAAGAGCGTGAACCTGTCGGACGGAGAGGTGCTCTCCATCCGCGGCGTGGACGACGACAGCCTGGTGGTGCTGGCCAACCAGACGCTGCTGGTGGAGGGCCAGGTGATCCGCAGCCCCACCAACACCATCTCCGTCTACTTCCGCACCTTCCAGGACGAGGCGGTGGGCACCTTCCAGCTCCACTACCAGG TGTTcatgctgagctgcagctttcCGCGGAGACCCGACTTCGGGGAGGTCACCGTCATGGACCTGCACTCGGGGGGCATCGCCCACTTTCACTGCCACCTGGGCTACGAGCTGCAGGGCCCCAGGGTGCTCACGTGCATCAACGCCTCCCGGCCTCACTGGAGCAGCCCAGAACCCATCTGCTCAG CACCCTGCGGCGGCACCGTGCACAACGCCACCATCGGCCGCGTCCTCTCGCCCAGCTACACGGGCAACCAGTCGAGCAGCATGTACTGCGTGTGGACCATCGGGGCCCCCCCGGGCCAGAAGCTGCACCTGCACTTcgagaagctgctgctgaccGAGAAGGACAG GATGGTGGTGTACAGCGTGGACTCCAACCGCTCCGCCGTGCTCTACGACTCGCTGCGAGCCGACAGCGTGCCCTTCGAGGGCGTGATCAGCGACGGCTCCTCCATCCGCATCGACTTCCTCGCCGAGGagcccgccgccgccaccgccttCAACATCCGCTTCGAAG CCTTCGAGCGGGGCCACTGCTACGAGCCCTACATCCAGAACGGGAACTTCACCACCTCCGACCCCACCTACAACCTGGGCACCACCGTGGAGTTCACGTGCGACCCCGGGCACTCCCTGGAGCAGGGCCCCGCCGTCATCGAGTGCGTCAACATGCGGGACCCCTACTGGAACGACACCGAGCCGCTGTGCCGCG CCACGTGCGGCGGGGAGCTGACGGCCGTGGCCGGGGTGATCCTGTCCCCCAACTGGCCCGAGCCCTACGCGGAGGGAGAGGACTGCGTCTGGAGGGTGCACGTGGGCGAGGAGAAGCGGCTGTTCCTGGACATCCAGCT cctgaacctcaCCAACAGCGACATCCTCACCATTTACGATGGGGACGAGCTCACCGCCCGCATCCTGGGGCAGTACGTCGGCAGCAGCGGCCCCCAGAAGCTCTACTCCTCCAGCCCCGACCTCACCATCCAGTTCCACTCGGACCCCGCTGGGCTCATCTTCGGGAAGGGGCAGGGGTTCATCATGAACTACATCG aggtGTCCCGCAACGACTCCTGCTCCGACCTGCCCGAGATCCAGAACGGCTGGAAGACCACGTCGCACACGGAGCTGGTGCGGGGGGCCAAGATCACCTACCAGTGTGACCCGGGGTACGACATCGTGGGGAGCGACACCCTCACCTGCCAGTGGGACCTCAGCTGGAGCAGCGACCCCCCCTTCTGTGAAAAGA TTATGTACTGCACGGACCCGGGGGAGGTGGAGCACTCGACCCGGCTGATCTCCGAcccggtgctgctggtggggaccACCATCCAGTACACCTGCAACCCCGGCTTTGTGCTGGAGGGCAGCTCGCTGCTGACCTGCTACAGCCGCGAGACGGGGACGCCCATCTGGACCTCGCGGCTCCCGCACTGTGTCT CCGAGGAGTCGCTGGCGTGTGACAACCCGGGACTGCCGGAAAATGGCTACCAAATACTCTACAAACGCCTCTACCTGCCCGGCGAGTCCCTGACCTTCATGTGCTACGAGGGCTTCGAGCTCATGGGGGAGGTCACCATCAAGTGCATCCTGGGCCAGCCCTCGCACTGGAGCGGCCCGCTGCCCATCTGCAAAG TGAACCAGGACAGCTTCGAGCACGCTCTGGAAG TAGCAGAAGCTGCTGCGGAGACATCGCTGGAGGGGGGAAACATGGCCCTGGCCATCTTCATCCCGGTGCTGAtcatctccctgctgctggggggagcGTACATCTACATCACCAG GTGCCGGTACTACTCCAGCCTCCGCCTGCCCCTCATGTACTCGCACCCCTACAGCCAGATCACGGTAGAAACGGAGTTCGACAACCCGATCTATGAGACAGGg gaAACCAGAGAATACGAAGTTTCGATATAA